In one Misgurnus anguillicaudatus chromosome 1, ASM2758022v2, whole genome shotgun sequence genomic region, the following are encoded:
- the gnsa gene encoding N-acetylglucosamine-6-sulfatase codes for MALFVFNSESKMNSFSFMMLHFILICVTLHCGNLVAATSYPRPNIVLILTDDLDVSIGGMIPLSKTKKLIGDAGITFTNTFVASPLCCPSRASILTGKYPHNHHVVNNTLEGNCSSVAWQKTQEPITFPAFLQKHGAYQTFFAGKYLNEYGNKKAGGVEHVPLGWDQWFALERNSKYYNYTLSVNGRPQRHGQNYSQDYLTDVLANISIDFLENKSNRRPFFMMVSTPAPHSPWMAAPQYESSFSNVKAPRDPNFNIHGKDKHWLIRQAKTPMTNSSIEFSDNAYRKRWRTLLSVDDLVEKVVKKLEIRGELSNTYIIFTSDNGYHTGQFSLPMDKRQLYEFDIRVPLLVRGPNIKPNQTCSLLVANVDLGPTILDIAGYNINETQMDGMSFFPIMTGTGNSSAWRSDVLVEYEGEGSNISDPTCPSLGPGVSQCFPDCVCEDSYNNTYACVRTVSQAANLQYCEFDDNEVFVEVYNLTADPFQLSNIAKSIDQEVLEKMNHRLMMLQSCSAQTCRTPGVYDSQFKFDPRLMFGSLNAHRNKLRQTLK; via the exons ATggctttatttgtttttaactcTGAATCAAAGATGAACTCTTTTTCGTTCATGATGTTACATTTTATTCTCATCTGCGTCACTTTGCATTGTGGCAATCTGGTCGCGGCAACATCGTATCCAAGACCGAATATTGTTTTAATCCTCACTGATGATTTAGATGTCTCTATCGGTGGAATG ATCCCATTGTCTAAGACGAAAAAGCTGATAGGTGATGCTGGTATAACGTTTACAAACACT TTTGTTGCCAGTCCACTTTGCTGCCCCAGCAGGGCGAGCATCCTGACGGGCAAGTATCCTCATAACCATCATGTTGTGAACAACACACTGGAGGGTAACTGCAGCAGCGTGGCATGGCAGAAAACCCAAGAGCCCATCACCTTCCCAGCCTTTTTGCAGAAACATGGGGCCTATCAGACGTTCTTTGCGGGGAAATATCTCAATGAG TACGGCAACAAAAAAGCTGGAGGAGTGGAGCATGTGCCACTGGGCTGGGATCAGTGGTTTGCATTG GAGAGAAACTCAAAATACTACAACTACACGCTGTCTGTGAACGGCAGGCCACAGCGACATGGACAGAACTACAGTCAGGATTACCTTACAGATGTTCTG GCCAATATTTCTATAGACTTCCTGGAAAACAAATCCAACCGCAGGCCTTTCTTCATGATGGTGTCCACCCCAGCTCCACACTCACCCTGGATGGCTGCTCCTCAGTATGAGAGCAGTTTTTCCAATGTTAAAGCTCCACGAGACCCTAACTTTAACATTCACGGCA AGGACAAGCATTGGCTCATCAGACAAGCAAAGACTCCCATGACAAACTCTTCCATTGAATTCTCGGATAACGCCTATAGAAAACG ATGGCGGACTTTGCTCTCTGTTGATGACCTGGTGGAGAAGGTGGTGAAGAAGCTGGAGATCAGGGGAGAGCTCAGCAACACCTATATCATTTTCACTTCTGACAACGGATATCACACAG GCCAGTTTTCACTTCCCATGGATAAGAGGCAACTGTACGAGTTTGACATCAGGGTTCCTCTTCTGGTGCGAGGGCCAAACATCAAACCCAACCAGACATGCTCG TTACTTGTAGCCAATGTGGATTTGGGTCCTACAATTCTGGACATAGCGGGATATAACATCAATGAAACTCAGATGGACGGCATGTCTTTTTTTCCTATCATG ACTGGTACAGGAAACAGCAGCGCTTGGAGATCTGACGTTCTTGTGGAATATGAGGGAGAAGGTAGCAACATCTCGGATCCAACCTGCCCTTCACTTGGCCCGGGGGTGTCG CAGTGTTTCCCTGACTGCGTATGTGAAGACTCGTACAACAACACGTACGCCTGTGTGCGCACAGTGTCACAGGCTGCTAACTTGCAGTACTGTGAATTTGACGACAATGAG GTGTTTGTAGAGGTGTACAACCTGACGGCAGACCCTTTTCAGCTAAGTAACATTGCTAAGAGCATCGATCAGGAGGTTTTGGAGAAGATGAACCATCGGTTAATGATGTTGCAGTCGTGCTCAGCACAGACCTGCAGAACGCCTGGCGTTTACGATTCACA GTTTAAGTTTGATCCTCGATTAATGTTCGGTAGCCTTAACGCTCACAGAAACAAACTGCGACAGACGCTGAAGTAG